The stretch of DNA TCCGGTTTGCCTCGTCCTGGGTAATGGCCCCTTCCGGGCAGAAAACCCAGCAGAAAAGGCAGAAGGTGCATTTCCCCTTCAGAACGGGCTTGGCTGTGCTCCAGCTCCCCATTCTGGTGGGTATGGTGCCGGCCTTGGATACGGGCCCCGGGATTGATTTCTCCTTCTTCATTTTCCCCCGACCTTCTGGTAAGCTGCCTCAGCCGCCGCAATATTGCGGTCGACGATTTTCTCCGGCAGCGTGCCGGCGATGGCTTTCTTTATGGAATCCAGGCTAACGACGCCGGTGGCGCCGGCCAGTGCACCGAGCATGGCGGTATTGACAATGGCCACACCGATATACTCCCGCGCGATTGCGGTTGCATCCACGGTGGTGACGTTGAGAGAACCCGGTATTTTCTTTAACTGCGCCTTGGATTTACGTGTATTGACCAGGATGGTAGCTCCCTCACGGGCGCCATCCGTTATGTTAACCACATCGAGCAGGGTATCATCGAGCACGATGATTACCGTCGGGTGATAAATCTGGCTGCGGGTCCGAATGGTACGGTCGCTGATGCGGGTGAACGCCTGTACGGGCGCACCACGGCGTTCGGCGCCAAAACTGGGGAAGGAAACGGCATACTTGCCTTCATAAAGGGCGGCGGCACTGCCCAGCATACTGGCTCCGAGGACAGCCCCCTGCCCACCTCTCCCATGCCAGCGCACCTCTTCAAGATGCCCTCTCTGGTTCATTTCAGCCCATTATATCACAGCGTTGATTATACGCAAAAACATATGATTTTCAGAACACCTGTCATATAGGATAGCTTGCAGTCCACCATTGCCCTCGGAAGGGATTTGGTTTACACTCTTTGCGAGGTCTTAATCCAGTTTAAACAATGATAGTAAAAAGGAGAGTAAATCGGTATGAGAAGTCAAGGGTTTTTTCCGGCGTTTACCAGCGTCCTCGCCATTTCTATTGTTATCATAGGCATCATAGTGTTCACCATTTACCACACACGATTAATTGGCCCGGTAATCATTCTCCTCGGCTTTATACCCTGGATTCCTCTTAAAATTTACGGAAGATCGATTAAGTCGGTTGGCGCCGACATTGTCTTCGGTGCCATTGATACCGGAATACTGGGCATCGCGGCGCTGGTCGGCGCCAGCTTTGCCGGTGTGCTGGGGGCGATTGTGGGCGGGGCGGTCGGTGACGCCATCACCGATGGTTTTGCCGGGCTTGCTGAAGGCAAAGTTGCTGAACATTTAAGGAAGTATGGGATTGAAGAGGCCAGAACGCCACTGAGCGCCTCGATGGGGAAGATGAGCGGCTGTTTGCTGGGCGTGGGAATCGTCCTGACGCTGGTGTGGAGTATACTCGGACTGAGTATCGGTACTGTTTAGACAATCGGGCCGATTGTGTATAGGCCGGAAAAGCTGCCATAGCCCAGGACCTCCGCCTTGGTCTGCTTGCCCGAGGCTACCGCCAG from Chloroflexota bacterium encodes:
- a CDS encoding 4Fe-4S binding protein; amino-acid sequence: MGSWSTAKPVLKGKCTFCLFCWVFCPEGAITQDEANRRVTFDFEDCKGCGICVKECPTRAIEMVEQESE
- a CDS encoding pyruvate ferredoxin oxidoreductase subunit gamma; the encoded protein is MNQRGHLEEVRWHGRGGQGAVLGASMLGSAAALYEGKYAVSFPSFGAERRGAPVQAFTRISDRTIRTRSQIYHPTVIIVLDDTLLDVVNITDGAREGATILVNTRKSKAQLKKIPGSLNVTTVDATAIAREYIGVAIVNTAMLGALAGATGVVSLDSIKKAIAGTLPEKIVDRNIAAAEAAYQKVGGK